A stretch of Lepisosteus oculatus isolate fLepOcu1 chromosome 11, fLepOcu1.hap2, whole genome shotgun sequence DNA encodes these proteins:
- the tmem200b gene encoding transmembrane protein 200A, which yields MTASGGSGAARAMRNQEPWSLAQPPPSRQRPLRLAFRGKEEGAVRGKLRIKSPSGAFLILGVFVVLVGTALAVAGYWPYRAHRAAAALSQSGVGLNDSLPGGRAGGSKKVLSSQNLIHSDRMKLLGPIIMGVGLFIFICANTMLYENRDRETQLLLAETQKMICTLSGTPEEQGSVLTGHYQWMTNVSATDLNIRCLEELAGSESLLLRVKSGRGKWADCYKPNTLQTKVLHHKESSPSLSLHSVHSDSCNSSDGNFNVLSCQTLEPRVSSSTNALSLPLIKLNNCLIDTGPSLSSSGSCGRDAPPRRSYSLSSRTTALRWNQTGGRAVPNLHPLPREGRPADRTDRSVFLPEPCTKEFSSDVCLNLSSHSRSLDLGRGGEQTGAPMEERKNRSWPRVDLSSIRRYMKLENKEDSVDKLLDQLEQQYSQWERNCSGPFQ from the coding sequence ATGACGGCGTCGGGGGGCTCTGGGGCTGCTCGTGCCATGAGGAACCAGGAGCCCTGGAGCCTGGCCCAGCCGCCCCCCTCCCGCCAGCGCCCGCTGCGGCTCGCCTTCCGAGGCAAGGAGGAAGGGGCCGTCCGCGGGAAGCTGCGGATCAAGTCCCCCTCGGGGGCTTTCCTGATTCTGGGCGTCTTCGTGGTGCTGGTGGGCACGGCGTTGGCAGTGGCCGGGTACTGGCCCTACAGGGCACATCGGGCAGCAGCGGCGCTGAGCCAGTCTGGGGTGGGCCTGAATGACTCCCTGCCCGGGGGGAGGGCTGGGGGCTCAAAGAAAGTCCTGTCCTCCCAGAACCTCATCCACAGCGACCGCATGAAGCTCCTGGGCCCCATCATCATGGGCGTGGGGCTGTTCATCTTCATCTGCGCCAACACCATGCTGTACGAGAACAGAGACCGGGAGACTCAGCTGCTCCTGGCCGAGACACAGAAGATGATCTGCACCTTGTCCGGCACCCCAGAGGAGCAGGGCAGCGTGCTGACGGGGCACTACCAGTGGATGACCAACGTCAGCGCGACTGATCTCAACATCCGCTGCCTGGAGGAGCTGGCGGGCTCCGAGTCTCTTCTCCTGCGGGTGAAGTCTGGTCGGGGCAAGTGGGCTGACTGCTACAAGCCCAACACTCTCCAGACCAAAGTGCTGCACCACAAGGAGTCCTCGccttccctgtccctgcacaGCGTCCACTCGGATTCTTGCAACTCCAGCGACGGGAACTTTAATGTGCTTTCCTGCCAGACACTGGAGCCCAGGGTCAGCTCCAGCACCAATGCACTCTCTTTGCCCTTGATCAAGCTCAACAACTGCCTGATCGACACTGGGCCTTCCCTGTCCTCCAGTGGGAGCTGTGGAAGAGACGCTCCCCCAAGGCGTTCTTACAGCTTGAGCAGCAGGACTACGGCTCTCCGTTGGAATCAAACCGGAGGTCGGGCTGTCCCAAATCTGCATCCTCTCCCCAGAGAAGGGCGCCCTGCGGACAGGACAGATAGATCCGTCTTCCTCCCTGAACCGTGCACGAAGGAGTTCAGTTCTGACGTCTGCCTGAACTTGTCCAGCCACTCCCGGTCTTTGGATttggggagaggaggggagcaGACTGGGGCGCCCATGGAGGAGAGGAAGAACCGCAGCTGGCCACGAGTGGACCTCAGTAGCATCAGGAGGTACATGAAACTGGAGAATAAGGAGGACTCAGTGGACAAGCTGCTGGACCAGCTGGAACAGCAGTATTCGCAGTGGGAGAGAAACTGTTCAGGCCCCTTCCAGTGA